The following are encoded in a window of Halosolutus halophilus genomic DNA:
- the aspS gene encoding aspartate--tRNA(Asn) ligase, whose protein sequence is MQDRTYTADAEPGDDVTVAGWVHEIRDLGGIAFLILRDTTGKIQIKFEKDEMDDALVETGLDVSRESVVKVSGVVEEEPRAPTGVEITPDAVEVVAPADPELPLDPSGKVDADLSTRLDNRTLDLRKDDVQAVFEVRSEILRAVREQFREFRCTEINTPKIVATGTEGGTELFPITYFGEEAFMNQSPQLFKQLIAGSNIERVFEIGPIFRAEEHNTPRHLNEATSIDFEGAFCDAGDAMDVAEGIVKAAYEAVTENCSEELEALGLEDEFAVPEGDFPRISYEEAIERINATGELDEQLVWGDDLSTEAEKALGQDVGGHYFITDWPSEIKPFYIKDHDDDEQLSTGFDLMHPRMELVSGGQREHRHEHLIEGFEQQGLDPDQFEYYTKMFKYGMPPHAGFGLGGERLIMTILGLENIREAVLFPRDRQRLSP, encoded by the coding sequence ATGCAGGACAGAACGTATACTGCCGACGCCGAGCCGGGCGACGACGTGACGGTCGCCGGCTGGGTCCACGAGATTCGAGACCTCGGCGGGATCGCCTTCCTGATCCTCCGGGACACCACGGGCAAGATCCAGATCAAGTTCGAGAAAGACGAGATGGACGACGCCCTCGTCGAGACCGGGCTGGACGTCTCTCGCGAGAGCGTCGTGAAGGTCTCCGGTGTGGTCGAGGAGGAGCCCCGCGCGCCGACGGGCGTCGAGATCACGCCCGACGCCGTCGAGGTCGTCGCGCCCGCGGACCCCGAACTGCCGCTCGATCCCTCGGGGAAAGTCGACGCCGACCTCTCGACGCGACTCGACAACCGGACGCTCGACCTGCGCAAGGACGACGTGCAGGCGGTCTTCGAGGTCCGATCTGAGATCCTGCGTGCGGTCCGCGAGCAGTTCCGCGAGTTCCGCTGTACGGAGATCAACACGCCCAAGATCGTCGCCACGGGGACCGAGGGCGGCACCGAGCTATTCCCGATCACGTACTTCGGCGAGGAGGCCTTCATGAACCAGTCGCCGCAGCTGTTCAAGCAGCTCATCGCGGGGTCGAACATCGAGCGCGTCTTCGAGATCGGTCCGATCTTCCGCGCGGAAGAGCACAACACGCCCCGGCACCTGAACGAGGCGACCTCGATCGACTTCGAGGGGGCGTTCTGTGACGCCGGCGACGCGATGGACGTCGCCGAGGGAATCGTCAAAGCCGCCTACGAGGCGGTGACCGAGAACTGCAGCGAGGAACTCGAGGCGCTCGGCCTCGAAGACGAGTTCGCGGTTCCCGAGGGTGACTTCCCCCGCATCAGCTACGAGGAGGCGATCGAGCGCATCAACGCGACGGGCGAACTCGACGAGCAACTCGTCTGGGGCGACGACCTCTCGACGGAAGCCGAGAAGGCGCTCGGGCAGGACGTCGGCGGCCACTACTTCATCACCGACTGGCCCAGCGAGATCAAGCCGTTCTACATCAAGGATCACGACGACGACGAGCAGCTCTCGACCGGCTTCGACCTGATGCACCCGCGCATGGAACTGGTCTCGGGCGGCCAGCGCGAACACCGCCACGAGCACCTGATCGAGGGCTTCGAACAGCAGGGCCTCGATCCCGACCAGTTCGAGTACTACACGAAGATGTTCAAGTACGGGATGCCGCCCCACGCCGGCTTCGGCCTCGGCGGCGAACGGCTCATCATGACGATCCTCGGCCTGGAGAACATCCGCGAGGCCGTTCTCTTCCCGCGAGACCGGCAGCGGCTGAGCCCGTAA
- a CDS encoding cytochrome P450, producing MSSDTPAIADDRPPGPDGLPFFGNQLAFLRDPYGFMTRTAREYGDIAHWEDPGGPVFQLNHPDYIEQVLVQNNQNYVKGARFQNVLGPVTGDGILNSEGAVWRRNRHLIQPAFNPGRIEEYASMMTEFIEEALEGWADGQTRLFHEDMMEVTLKIVARALFGVDIDDSVDTVGSALEEFMLASESLSHLVLPPNVPTPSRRRIQRARKDLDAIVYRLIEERKADPTDRDVISKLLEVTDENGNRLSDEQIRDEVVTLLLAGHETTALSLTFTAYLLATNPAVERRLVDELETELGGETPTMADLSDLSYTEQVVKESMRLYPPVPGIVREPVKPDIIGGYEIPAGATIRMHQWVVHRDPRWYDDPLAFRPERWTDEMESDLPKLAYFPFGAGPRRCIGDRFAMLEARLILATIYQQYHLELVPGTDLDLMATITARPKDEIPMTVQER from the coding sequence ATGAGCAGCGATACCCCCGCTATCGCCGACGATCGACCGCCGGGTCCCGACGGACTGCCGTTCTTCGGCAATCAACTCGCCTTCCTCCGTGACCCGTACGGCTTCATGACGCGAACGGCCCGCGAGTACGGTGACATCGCCCACTGGGAGGACCCCGGTGGGCCGGTGTTCCAGCTCAACCATCCCGACTACATCGAGCAGGTACTCGTCCAGAACAACCAGAACTACGTCAAGGGGGCCCGGTTCCAGAACGTCCTCGGCCCCGTCACCGGCGACGGCATCCTGAACAGCGAGGGGGCGGTCTGGCGGCGCAACCGTCACCTCATCCAGCCCGCGTTCAATCCCGGCCGGATCGAGGAGTACGCCTCGATGATGACCGAGTTCATCGAGGAGGCCCTCGAGGGCTGGGCGGACGGCCAGACCCGGCTGTTCCACGAGGACATGATGGAGGTGACGCTGAAGATCGTCGCCCGGGCGCTGTTCGGCGTCGACATCGACGATTCCGTCGACACCGTGGGCTCGGCCCTCGAGGAGTTCATGCTGGCGTCCGAGAGCCTCTCGCATCTGGTCCTTCCCCCGAACGTTCCCACGCCCTCCCGACGGCGTATCCAGCGTGCGCGAAAAGACCTCGACGCCATCGTCTACCGGCTGATCGAGGAGCGGAAAGCGGACCCGACCGACCGGGACGTCATCTCGAAACTCCTCGAGGTGACCGACGAGAACGGGAACCGCCTTTCGGACGAGCAGATCCGCGACGAGGTCGTGACCCTGTTGCTCGCCGGCCACGAGACGACGGCGCTCTCGCTGACGTTTACGGCGTATCTCCTCGCGACGAACCCCGCCGTCGAGCGGCGACTCGTCGACGAACTCGAGACGGAGCTAGGGGGCGAGACGCCGACGATGGCGGACCTCTCCGATCTCTCGTACACGGAGCAGGTAGTCAAAGAGTCGATGCGCCTCTACCCGCCGGTTCCGGGGATCGTCCGCGAACCGGTCAAACCCGATATCATCGGCGGCTACGAGATCCCGGCGGGTGCGACCATCCGGATGCACCAGTGGGTCGTCCACCGCGATCCCCGGTGGTACGACGATCCGCTGGCCTTCCGCCCGGAGCGGTGGACCGACGAGATGGAGTCCGACCTCCCGAAGCTGGCGTATTTCCCGTTCGGGGCGGGACCGCGACGGTGCATCGGCGATCGCTTCGCGATGCTCGAGGCACGGCTCATCCTCGCGACGATCTACCAGCAGTACCACCTCGAACTCGTCCCCGGGACGGATCTCGACCTGATGGCGACCATTACTGCCCGGCCGAAAGACGAGATCCCGATGACGGTGCAGGAACGCTAG
- a CDS encoding helix-turn-helix domain-containing protein yields the protein MRAATVTLSWDDDRGNPIADIFGGSDAVTIDAIRYVHPVHGERYVELLELRGDLERARTLLEASSETIEHDVAGEDDRGVAYVQCRTVGLVGDFLSILWRREIVVDWPLKYVEGGSNRGLELTVIGSSRAIQRAVADLPEGVDLDLRRLGSYDPDVDRTTPDLTERQRELFEVAIREGYYEVPRETTQRELAETLDLATGTVGEHLRRIEARLATAYATSLE from the coding sequence ATGAGGGCCGCGACGGTCACACTGTCGTGGGACGACGACCGCGGCAACCCGATCGCCGACATCTTCGGTGGGAGCGACGCGGTGACGATCGACGCGATCCGGTACGTACATCCCGTCCACGGGGAGCGCTACGTCGAACTACTCGAACTCCGCGGCGACCTCGAACGCGCGCGAACGCTGCTCGAAGCGTCCTCGGAGACCATCGAACACGACGTCGCCGGCGAGGACGATCGGGGCGTCGCCTACGTGCAGTGTCGCACCGTCGGACTCGTCGGCGATTTCCTGTCGATCCTCTGGCGACGCGAGATAGTCGTCGACTGGCCCCTGAAGTACGTCGAGGGCGGGAGTAACCGCGGGCTCGAACTCACGGTCATCGGCTCGAGTCGAGCGATCCAGCGTGCGGTCGCGGACCTCCCCGAGGGGGTCGACCTCGACCTCCGGCGACTCGGCAGCTACGATCCGGACGTCGACCGGACCACGCCCGACCTGACCGAGCGCCAGCGGGAACTCTTCGAGGTGGCCATCCGCGAGGGGTACTACGAGGTGCCGCGGGAGACGACCCAGCGCGAACTCGCCGAGACGCTCGATCTCGCGACGGGGACCGTCGGCGAACACCTGCGGCGAATCGAAGCGAGACTGGCCACGGCGTACGCCACGTCACTGGAGTAG
- a CDS encoding SIR2 family NAD-dependent protein deacylase gives MDDLERLADAIGNGATAVALTGAGISAPSGVPTFRGDDGVWERFDEGQFTYGRFRSDPAGFWADRLDLQRELFGDEFAPNAAHEALAALGRDGHLDAILTQNTDGLHGDAAASVADRSADESGGDDLPLLELHGNARRVRCADCGTRTAAEPIFDRAADGELPPTCDCGGIYRPDVVLFGEQLPGAVIQRARSLARESDVFLAIGSSLVVEPAASLPRLAAASGATVGIVTLDRTPCDGVADVICRDDVVEVLPDIRALVEGP, from the coding sequence ATGGACGACCTCGAGCGACTCGCCGACGCGATCGGCAACGGAGCGACCGCGGTCGCTCTCACCGGAGCCGGCATCTCCGCCCCCTCAGGCGTCCCGACGTTCCGCGGCGACGACGGCGTCTGGGAGCGCTTCGACGAGGGGCAGTTCACCTACGGTCGGTTCCGGTCCGACCCCGCGGGCTTCTGGGCCGATCGACTCGACCTGCAGCGAGAACTGTTCGGCGACGAATTCGCACCCAACGCGGCCCACGAGGCCCTCGCGGCACTGGGGCGGGACGGCCACCTCGACGCGATCCTCACGCAGAACACGGACGGCCTCCACGGGGACGCGGCCGCGTCCGTCGCCGACCGCTCCGCAGACGAGTCCGGCGGCGACGACCTGCCGCTCCTCGAACTCCACGGCAACGCCCGACGCGTTCGCTGTGCCGACTGCGGAACCCGGACCGCCGCGGAGCCGATCTTCGATCGCGCCGCGGACGGCGAACTCCCGCCGACGTGCGACTGCGGCGGGATCTACAGGCCCGACGTCGTGCTCTTCGGCGAGCAACTCCCCGGCGCAGTTATCCAGCGCGCCCGATCGCTCGCCCGCGAAAGCGACGTCTTCCTCGCGATCGGCTCGTCGCTCGTCGTCGAACCCGCCGCGTCGCTCCCACGACTGGCCGCCGCGTCCGGTGCGACCGTCGGGATCGTCACCCTCGATCGGACGCCGTGCGACGGCGTCGCCGACGTGATCTGTCGGGACGACGTCGTCGAGGTACTGCCGGATATCCGAGCGCTCGTCGAGGGACCGTAA
- a CDS encoding helix-turn-helix domain-containing protein, with product MSLLAEFEAVAPDFVLGPTLSAIPSLEVELEDQYALDPDRPLAVCWFRCDDPERLDPTLDGDGTIDEFERIDEGDEWFLYRIRRSDSGVVDAYRQWVAAGGELLAGRARNGRWEIEMRFPDRDTFSSYHAFLKAEGVTVELRRLADGPRPDRHDGDERATLTDSQREALRIAHEHGFFEVPRETELSAIADALGISDQAVSERLRRGQARLIEEHVVSD from the coding sequence ATGAGTCTCCTCGCGGAGTTCGAGGCGGTCGCTCCCGACTTCGTTCTCGGACCCACGCTGTCGGCGATACCGTCGCTCGAGGTAGAACTCGAGGACCAGTACGCCCTCGATCCCGACCGGCCGCTCGCGGTCTGCTGGTTTCGCTGCGACGACCCCGAGCGCCTCGATCCGACGCTGGACGGTGACGGAACGATCGACGAGTTCGAACGGATCGACGAGGGGGACGAGTGGTTCCTCTACCGGATCCGCCGCAGCGACTCGGGCGTCGTCGACGCGTACCGACAGTGGGTCGCCGCCGGCGGCGAACTGCTCGCCGGTCGCGCCAGGAACGGCCGGTGGGAGATCGAGATGCGGTTTCCCGATCGGGACACCTTCAGCAGCTACCACGCGTTTCTGAAAGCCGAAGGCGTGACCGTCGAACTCCGCCGTCTCGCCGACGGCCCGCGCCCCGATCGTCACGACGGTGACGAACGGGCGACGCTGACGGACTCCCAGCGGGAAGCGCTCCGGATCGCCCACGAGCACGGCTTCTTCGAGGTCCCACGCGAGACTGAACTGTCGGCAATCGCCGACGCCCTCGGGATTTCGGACCAGGCCGTCAGTGAGCGACTGCGTCGCGGACAGGCCCGACTGATCGAGGAGCACGTCGTCTCGGACTGA
- a CDS encoding phosphoglycerol geranylgeranyltransferase, translating into MTAPWDDWNHVLKLDPDKELPEGITYGDLCATGTDAIEVGGTMGMTEENMTAVIEACAEHDVPLYQEPSNPSVVVDNDALEGYLVPTVFNAGSPFWITEAHKEWVRLDDDLDWERTTLEAYIVMNPEADVAELTEANCDLAADDVAAYATVAERMFGQEIVYVEYSGMYGDVDVVAAAGEAVDDATLFYGGGVHDYDSSYAMAEHADVVVVGDLAHDEGVEAVRRTVEAANDASR; encoded by the coding sequence ATGACTGCTCCCTGGGACGACTGGAACCACGTTCTCAAACTCGATCCGGACAAGGAACTCCCCGAGGGAATCACCTACGGCGACCTCTGTGCGACCGGGACCGACGCGATCGAGGTCGGCGGTACGATGGGGATGACCGAGGAGAACATGACCGCCGTCATCGAGGCCTGCGCGGAACACGACGTCCCGCTGTACCAGGAACCCTCGAACCCGAGCGTCGTCGTCGACAACGACGCCCTCGAGGGGTACCTCGTTCCGACGGTGTTCAACGCCGGCTCCCCGTTCTGGATCACCGAGGCGCACAAGGAGTGGGTCCGTCTCGACGACGACCTCGACTGGGAGCGGACGACGCTCGAGGCCTACATCGTCATGAACCCCGAGGCCGACGTCGCGGAACTGACGGAAGCAAACTGCGACCTCGCGGCGGACGACGTCGCGGCCTACGCGACGGTCGCCGAACGGATGTTCGGCCAGGAGATCGTCTACGTCGAGTACTCGGGGATGTACGGTGACGTGGACGTGGTCGCGGCGGCGGGCGAGGCCGTCGACGACGCGACGCTGTTCTACGGCGGCGGCGTCCACGATTACGACTCGTCGTACGCGATGGCCGAGCACGCCGACGTCGTCGTCGTCGGTGACCTCGCCCACGACGAGGGCGTCGAGGCCGTCCGCCGGACGGTCGAGGCTGCCAACGACGCCTCCCGTTAG
- a CDS encoding M3 family oligoendopeptidase — MSLPSRDDIDEQYRFDLTHIFATPAEWDDAEATLRERLAALESRSAEELRSVDDLRGLLELTAECHRRKQRLELYAMLSANVDTESDAAATRQRRVRDLESAFEPTVAAVRRRLGETDDRRLDDLVDSLEGYRRYAESLRQQAAHVREPAVERVIADHGEVRSAPTRILRAIKTDDFDPPTVERPDGETVAVRPGNRRSELSHPDRDYRRRVYDAYWAEFDRFEGTYARSYAEKLSAAATDAAVRNYASVRDRDLRGTYPESGLEPAIPGTVHETLLEAIRSTLDPFHRAQRRRRDRLDVDSLRPWDLDVSIADPPAPEIPYEDARDHILAALAPLGEEYVDRARSFFEQRRIDVFPTQDKRTDIPAYCPSSAADGAFVLANYRGDVRTMFFLCHELGHALNVSFHREGATPYATCPTPVSEVPSILHELLLVDHCLEVGGPLAAHARNRFLECIGGNLFDGTMHSAFAHRLVTAIESGEALTAARIREAYATLLAEFRPIVDYGDRAGRNWLGTGLREPYSSYQYVLGATGALVVRDRLRDGTLDPGTYHAFLRNTGREPPIDLFDRLGAPVATPEPYERAATAFDEYLERV; from the coding sequence ATGAGTCTACCGTCACGAGACGACATCGACGAACAGTACCGATTCGACCTGACGCACATCTTCGCGACGCCTGCCGAGTGGGACGACGCCGAAGCGACGCTGCGAGAGCGACTCGCCGCGCTGGAGTCCCGATCGGCCGAGGAACTCCGCTCGGTCGACGACCTCCGCGGGCTGCTCGAACTGACGGCGGAGTGCCACCGACGAAAACAGCGACTCGAACTGTACGCGATGCTCAGTGCGAACGTCGACACCGAATCCGACGCCGCAGCGACGCGGCAGCGTCGTGTCCGCGACCTCGAATCCGCGTTCGAACCGACCGTCGCAGCCGTCCGCCGTCGACTCGGGGAGACGGACGATCGACGGCTCGACGACCTCGTCGACTCGCTCGAGGGGTACCGTCGATACGCGGAGTCCCTCCGCCAGCAGGCTGCCCACGTCCGGGAGCCCGCGGTCGAACGCGTGATCGCCGACCACGGCGAGGTACGCTCCGCGCCGACGCGGATCCTGCGAGCGATCAAGACGGACGATTTCGACCCGCCCACTGTCGAGCGACCGGACGGAGAGACCGTCGCCGTTCGACCGGGGAATCGACGGTCGGAACTGTCCCATCCCGATCGGGACTATCGCCGCCGCGTCTACGACGCGTACTGGGCCGAGTTCGATCGCTTCGAGGGGACGTACGCCCGATCGTACGCGGAAAAACTGTCCGCCGCAGCCACCGACGCGGCGGTTCGGAACTACGCGTCCGTTCGCGATCGCGACCTCCGCGGGACCTACCCCGAGTCGGGGCTCGAGCCGGCGATTCCCGGCACGGTTCACGAAACGCTCCTCGAGGCGATTCGATCGACCCTCGACCCGTTCCATCGCGCACAGCGACGCCGTCGGGATCGGCTCGACGTCGACTCGCTTCGGCCGTGGGACCTCGACGTGTCGATCGCCGACCCGCCTGCCCCGGAGATTCCGTACGAGGACGCGCGAGACCACATCCTCGCGGCGCTCGCCCCACTCGGCGAGGAGTACGTCGATCGGGCGCGATCGTTCTTCGAACAGCGCCGAATCGACGTGTTCCCCACGCAGGACAAACGGACGGACATCCCCGCGTACTGTCCGTCCTCGGCGGCCGACGGCGCGTTCGTGCTCGCGAACTATCGCGGGGACGTCCGTACGATGTTCTTCCTCTGTCACGAACTCGGCCACGCCCTCAACGTCTCGTTCCACCGCGAGGGAGCGACGCCGTACGCGACGTGTCCGACCCCGGTCTCGGAGGTGCCGTCGATCCTCCACGAACTCCTGCTCGTGGATCACTGTCTCGAGGTCGGCGGACCGCTCGCGGCACACGCTCGGAACCGGTTCCTCGAGTGCATCGGCGGCAACCTCTTCGACGGGACGATGCACTCCGCGTTCGCTCACCGGCTCGTAACCGCGATCGAGTCCGGGGAAGCCCTCACCGCAGCCCGAATTCGGGAGGCGTACGCGACACTGCTCGCGGAGTTCCGACCGATCGTCGACTACGGGGACCGGGCCGGGCGAAACTGGCTCGGAACGGGGCTTCGCGAGCCGTACAGTAGCTACCAGTACGTCCTCGGTGCGACCGGCGCGCTCGTCGTCCGCGATCGACTTCGCGACGGGACGCTCGACCCCGGGACGTATCACGCGTTCCTCCGGAACACGGGGCGGGAGCCACCGATCGACCTGTTCGACCGTCTGGGCGCGCCGGTGGCGACTCCCGAGCCGTACGAACGGGCGGCCACTGCGTTCGACGAGTATCTCGAGCGGGTATAG